Within Runella rosea, the genomic segment CGGCTTTATCACCGTTTTATTGCCGCTAATTACTTCTTTGTTGGTGGGGGTAATTACGCTGGGTTTCAAAATGATTGAAGCGATGGTCGTTGTGGGCGCAGTCCTTTTAGGTTTTATGCTCTCACCGCTCATTTTCAAAGTCTTCCGTCGTATTGTTCGTAGTTTACACAAGCTTCTGATTAGAATTGATCCATTTGCCGAATTGGATGACCAGCTCGGCAAAATGAAAGACTCTCGTCGAGAATTTGAAACTGTCAAAGCAGAAATAAATGCTTGTAAAATTCAAATGAAGCAAGAAGCAGTAAAGGCAGAAAAATTGGCCAAAGATGCCAGTCAGAAGGTTGTTTACTGCCAAGAAGAAGCTAAAGCGTTGAAAGCAAAATTAGATAAAATGCTCGAAAAAGGCGGCGACGCTGCGCGTGAAACCGACGATTTTGTGGAATTGGAGGGTAAGTTAAATGCTGCAATCGGCGATGGCAACCGGTCCGTTTCTGAAGCTGAAACTTATCGGAGATTGGTCGATACCTTTGGCTCACGGGCCAACGTGTTTGCAAAACTTGACCGTAAATTGGTGGGGTATGGTCATGCGTTTGACGAGAAACTCAAAGATTTTGCCACAAGTATTAACTTATTGAAAACAGAATCGCGGGCGATGGCCGCCGCCAACAACGCCACTACTCGTGCTCGCAAGGTGCTCGGACAAAATCAGGATTGGCAGTTGGATTATGCGCTGGAAGTGATTTCGGGACAAATTGCCAGCGATATTGCCAATACCCAAGCTAATATCCGCGATTT encodes:
- a CDS encoding flagellar biosynthetic protein FliQ — its product is MENNQALTKLSDLPILKHLEGGENKLKVLPENMANWKKGEKSIAWLVGLVLVLAVGYGFITVLLPLITSLLVGVITLGFKMIEAMVVVGAVLLGFMLSPLIFKVFRRIVRSLHKLLIRIDPFAELDDQLGKMKDSRREFETVKAEINACKIQMKQEAVKAEKLAKDASQKVVYCQEEAKALKAKLDKMLEKGGDAARETDDFVELEGKLNAAIGDGNRSVSEAETYRRLVDTFGSRANVFAKLDRKLVGYGHAFDEKLKDFATSINLLKTESRAMAAANNATTRARKVLGQNQDWQLDYALEVISGQIASDIANTQANIRDLDSIVKDFNPNDERAYARLETFANQIKGGEFEVSDPNRVSNPNYKLTPDQKNAGGGITDIF